Genomic segment of Marmota flaviventris isolate mMarFla1 chromosome 4, mMarFla1.hap1, whole genome shotgun sequence:
GCGGCCCGTCAGCGGGAGCACGCGCCGCGCCCCCGTGCGCGGGCGGTGCCGAGTGCGCGGGCACGTGTGCTGGAGCCGGACGGCTGGAGAGCGCGGCGCGCAGGCGCCTGGCGGCCAACGCGCGCGAGCGCCGTCGCATGCAGGGTCTCAACACAGCCTTCGACCGTCTACGCAGGGTGGTGCCCCAGTGGGGCCAGGATAAAAAACTGTCCAAGTACGAGACCCTACAGATGGCGCTGAGCTACATAATGGCACTGACCCGCATCCTGGCCGAGGCCGAGCGATTGGGCTCGGAGCGGGACTGGGTCAATCTTCACTGTGAGCACTTCAGCCATGACCACTACCTGCCGTTCGCAGGCGCAAAGCTGCCGGGCGAGAGCGAGCCGTACGGCCAGAGGCTCTTCGGCTTCCAGCCAGAGCCCTTCCAGATGGCCAGTTAGGGCGCGCGGCTCCGCGGGGGTGAAATGCCCAGGGATCCCGCTCCCCACCGCAGACTCCCCTCACATAGCTGCAGTGTCTTTCGGTGGCCAAGGATTCTTCATATCAAATTAATAAACTTCCAGGTTACTTTCAATCGTATCATCACACCTACGGACGCAATCATTTTATTGCATCttcctttttctgtattttgtagATTTCATTAATGAATCTTGTGAATTACATTGCTCTGATAATAATGCCCTATCCCCTTTCCTGGACTACTTTGAGGGGAAAACAAGCTTAACAGAAAATAGGATTAGGCTCTACTGCAATTTCAGTCCTCAGAGAAATGATCACCTTAAACTTTGTAAGTTTGTGGGGTTCGGGTGAAGTTACATGATGCGTTGCTTGTGTAGACTCAATACAGCTGCCCTCCCGTCGTGTAAATGTATTTATGCCCAGTGTATCGTGTGTGCATGCGTCAAATAGAATCAGACTTTCGCCTTTTGGTAGAGTTCTTGGGCATGGTTGCTCTGTAATTTTTAAACCTGTGTACACATTATTAAATATAgattttgtaaattataaataatgtggTTTGTTTTTCATGCCAAGTACTCTGCTAGTTGCCTAATATGTTGAGTGTTTCCCTGAATAAAGATGCGTAATGTTTAAATCTAAATCCCACAAATCAGCAAATGTGCTGTTTCCTAATACTTCGTCAAAATAGACAAACTGATGAAAGTATAAGTAATTaatttgaaagttttctctgttatcttggaaaaacatttttggtggcatttaaaaaattaaatcgaAATAATATTTAGCTTTTAAATAACAAGACATGTAATTCCTCaatcttatttttcttactaAGTTAATTACTAAATTCTTTCCAAATACCAAATATGTTTATTCCTAGATGTATgtaagaatatataatatatagtacatGTATACACATAATGTAAATACATAagaatatgtatttgtatatatatttctacaaTGAACACTGGGAGAAAAGTTGCTTGTaaccaggtgcggtggcacaaaCCTGTCATTCTAGCAATtcggtaggctgaggcaggaggatcctaaatttgAGGACAGTCTGaccaatttagggagaccttgtcccaaaataaaaaataagcagggatagggatatagctcagtgatagagtgccctgggttcaatccccagtatcctcccCCACCAGCTAAAGAAAAGTTGCTTGTGGAAGTAAttcctgagttacatccctaatccttcctattttttcttttaattttgagacagagtctcacgaagttgctgagcctgaccttgaggttgcagtccttctgcctcagatgAATTATGGGGTGTACTACTAtatctgtgattttcttttaatcagtAAAAGTTTGAGTGATAAAGCCTTCACTACCATTATGGGTAATCAAAATGGGAGcaaaacaaattaggaaaatgaaaatcaaaatacactgagatttaatctcactctagtcagaatgacagtcatcaagaatacaaacaatgtccagccaggcatagtggcccaagcctgtaatcccagtgactcagaaaggtgaggcagaaggattgcaaatttgagtctagtctcagaaatttagtgagaacttgtctcaaaattttaaaaaataataataattttaaaaaggatgggggatgtaacacagtggttaagcacccctaagttcaattcctagtaccaccaccaacaacaaatatgaacaataataaattctggggaggatgtggagaaaaaggaacacttttacaccgttggtgggattgtaaattagtacaactactatggaaatcagtatgaagattcctcaaaagactaggaatggaaccactataagacccagctatatcactcctcagtatttatcctcaAGAACtggtcatcatactatagtgatacatgcatacccatgtatggaaccagcctaagtatccataaatgaatgaatgaataaaactccatacacagccataaagaaaaatgaaattaggtcatttgaaggaaagtggatggaacttgagacattatgttaaatgaaataagccaaattcaggtCAAGggatgtgtgtgttttctttcatagtgaagctggagaggaaaaaggaaaagaaaggtggggttTTGGGGAtctcatggaaatggaaggaaggtcagtaaaataaaggaaaggaaacaggaggtgggagaaaggaagagaaaggagaaatactggcgAATGATATTGGCcgaattatattattatattgtgtgtatgtatgaatatgtaacaacacatctcattattatgtacaactataatgcaccaatacaaaATGTGGGGGAAAGGAACAAAATAATGCACATAGTATTGTTTgaattacttttataaatttgcttaaccattcattcattcataaagcAACCCTTCATGTAAAGAGTGACTTGGTTAACTCATCACATGCATTTGGGTAAATGTCTTGCTCATAATTAGGAAAAGCAGAGCTCTAAGTTATCTATGCATTTGGAATTTGTCACAAATCAACCAAAACAATGTTATCTTCCAAATCCTTCTATTATAGATTCCAAAACCCAAACTTACAGTCTCCTATCTGTAATCTTCTATAGAAAGCtttcatcaaaattattttcttaattataccTAGTTGTCAAAATCCATTTTGTAGGGCTATggatgtagtttggtggtagCTTACCTAGGATGTGAGgttctggattcaattcctgatatgccccccccccccaaaaaaaaaaaaaaaactatttggttTGTAATGTGGGAaagagactttatttttatttttattattttttttaatttttttgggaaAGAGACTTTAACCTACAAAATCACATGTGTTTCCCCAGGCATCCACAGGAAGACTGTTGGTGAATTTCTTTTTCCACCTGATATCAGTTAATATAAAACCAAGGAGCATTAAGGACTTCTTTCACTGCAGATTAAAGAGTTAAATATTTCACCTTCTTTTATCTGGAAGTTGCTGTGTAGTGCAGCAGAAAAACAACACAGCTCTAGAAGTGACAACCCCAAGATATCTTTCTACTCTGCAGCCTGCATTGGAGTTGACAGCAAGACTCAAGGCAGTTGCCTAAGTCACTATCTGGGCACAACAGTCTACTTGCTTAGACCTAAAAAGCTTCATTGATAATCTTAAATTTGTGaagttttagaataaaaaaaattagtgctAAAAAAGTATGTTCCTTGGAGAAATTCTCATAAGCATTTTAAGATCTTTAGTCATTTTTCAGGTAGGGTGTCACATCTTCCTCTCTGGaccttttccttttatatttcctCCTTAAGTAGCATCATCTACTCACAGGGAAATGGTTGGTTGCAGTTTTATGTTCACGATTACCAAATATGTTCTCAAATCCCAAACTTTACAACTTGGTTCATATCCAGCTGTCTTCTTTACTTCTCTAGTTGAATGATTAGTAGGCATTTCAAATTAACATGGCCCAAATTCAGACCTCATCAAAACTAGTTCTGGTTCAATatttcccatctcaaaaaatgGTGCTTCCATCCATTCAGCTATTCTTTTACTCTCATACCTTATGAAAGGGAACCATACTTTTCATTATGTCTCTATGGATTCTAGTATAGGACCTTGGAcagaataattattaaataaattttttattttttggctatcaatttaaaaacactttcttaatgaaataaaaaatttaattaaaataatgagattcTAATCCCATAGTCTCTTTCCTTAGCCTCACTTTCCCCCAAAATGGAAATTTGTCTCTTAAATATTATAGCTTTAGCTGTCTGCttctatattttagaaatttctagAAGCAAGTGAGATCTTACCAAACTCCTAAACTTTCTACCCAATtgtattgtttgttttcctgCAAGACACTGAAGGAAAAGTAAAATGATCAAAGTCAATGTTTGATAAAACCCCTTAAGCTGAATTTTGGGAGATTCATTTATGGTTCATAAATTAGGAGCTCAGATAAAGCATATAAAATCTTTTTCAAAGTCCAGATTCATGttttattatacataatagaGTTTAGATTATCAAGCAATCTAAAAGTTGCCtcagttatttttaattgacagaaagggcattcatttatttttatactgttcACACTtgaaaatccattttctttctagtTTGACAACAGGATGTattgaaattcaaaaatattcttgTACCTGGGCTCCCTTTTCTCACCAACAAATATTATTAAGTACCTATTCCTTCACATCTTATTCAATACTTTCCTTGCCTTTGGTGAGGCAGCCAAAAAGAACACACAAGCTCTAATCACTAAACCATTCTGACCAGAATATAAGTGAATCCTTCAATAGATTAGAATTAGTAATATGTGCTAGAAGAGATCCTAAGAGGAGgtattaaataataaaggaagacCTGCCCCAGGTAGGGTTTCAATTTGACCAGCTATTATATAGGAGCTCTCCTTGCATGCCATCTGAAGGTTGAGGTACCAAATCCTAAGGTCAGAATTACTGAAGAACCATATAAAAGCCAAAGGAACTACCAAGATGGGAACAGCCAATTAACTTAGTGGCTTTCAATCCCAATTGCTCACTAAAAACACCTCAGGAGTCTTGGATACAGTATCCAAGCCTAGGGCCCCATTCCAAGAATTGATTTAACTTCTCCAGTGTGGGGCGTAAGCACAGATCTTTAAATGCTCCCCTGGTGATTCTAATGGGCTGCCAAGATTGGAAAAATCACTTAATTAAACTAGATCTATGATTACCATTAATTTCATTGTTCAAAACTGGTtgt
This window contains:
- the Atoh7 gene encoding transcription factor ATOH7, producing MKSCKPCGPSAGARAAPPCAGGAECAGTCAGAGRLESAARRRLAANARERRRMQGLNTAFDRLRRVVPQWGQDKKLSKYETLQMALSYIMALTRILAEAERLGSERDWVNLHCEHFSHDHYLPFAGAKLPGESEPYGQRLFGFQPEPFQMAS